Sequence from the Diorhabda carinulata isolate Delta chromosome 5, icDioCari1.1, whole genome shotgun sequence genome:
ATATTATGATAATTTCCCAGCCAATCAAAAACATCGCAAAAAAAGGATGGCTCGTAGATAAGAAAGTAGGCGTGAAGATTgccattataaataaaaacttagaAATCGATAAGACGCTTCGAGGTGATAACTGCGTGCAAATAGAAACCAAGGGCACCATTATGACGGTCGCGTATATCTCACCGAATATAAGTGCTAGAGAATACCGAAAGGCCATAGATAAAACATTCGAAACGGCTACCAGAAACAACGGAAGACGACCATCCATAATGGCCGGAGATATAGTAGATGCCACCAGTAAAGATGACGATAATACCTCGATGCAACCATTCTGGTGGAACCCAGAAATAGAAAATGTCAGAAACGAATATAATAGACTAAGACGTAGATACACCCGAGAAAAACTCCCACAACTAAAACAAAAATGGGAAGACGGTATGAAAGAACAAAGCAAACTTCTTAAAAGATTAATTCTGCAGGCCAAAAAGAGATGTTGGGATGACCTCATGGAAGACCTGGAAAACGACATATGTGGTCAGGGTTATAGGATAGAGACGGGTAAAATGGCCAATAAAACACAAGGTCAACTCAGCgcgaaaaagagaaaaaagatcCTCTGCACCCTCTTCCCGACAATAAGAGGGAGAATGATAAACAACGACGACGACGAACCCGCACTACACGAGGAACCTAAGAGTTTCACCAGCGTCGAGCTCGAAATAGCCATTAAGGATATAAAAAACGGCAAGGCACCAGGACCAGACGGCCTGCCAAACGAAGCTCTAAAAATCGCGGTGAAAACTAAACTGTTGCAAATcctaaattatttaaacgaattACTGAAACAAACAACAACGGTTTCCCGACTGCTGGAAAACAGCTAAAGTTGTTCTACTTCCGAAATAGGGTAAAGACCCAAACGAGACAGGCAGCTACTGCCCCATATGCCTGATCAACTCTTTCGGAAAATTATTAGAACGCATAATTACAAATAGACTGGGTGAGGAGATCGAGAATAAAAACCTCTTATCTCCACACCAGCATGGCTTCCGACCCAAAAGATCAACGATGTCGGCAATAAAGGAATTAAAGGAAGTTGTATGCAAAACCAGCCACAAATGGGGTGTATTTGTGGCGATAGACATAAAGAATGCTTTCAATACCGCGAAATGGCATAGAATAGTCATGGCTTGCAAGGATAACGGGATCAGCCCATACTTAACAAAATACATAAAGAACTAGTGGCAGGAGGGTGACTTCCGGTATCATTTCACACAAATGTACGATGGGTGTTCCGCAGGGCTCGGTCCTTGGACCAGTCCTGTGGAATATTATGTACAACGGTATCCTAGAGTTGGACTACGGCCCAAAAGTTTCCACTATAGCATACGCAGATGACCTCATATTTTACATCGAAGGCGACAAAAAAAATGAGGTCAGGAACAGAGCAGAGAATACTGTAGCTCTAGCGGTCCGTTGGATAACAGCAAACGGACTAAAAATTGCTCCACAAAAAACGGAGATACTGGTGGTGAAGGGACACCGGAAAACAAATGGCCCCTTCAAAATGGTAGTGGAAAGACAAAGAGTTGAGgccaagaagaaaataaaatatctggGAGTAATCATAACGAAAAACCTCAACTTTCTGGAACACATTAAATATACGGTCGAAAAAGCCAACAAAAAGATTACGCAATTACGGAGGCTGATGCCGAATGTAGGAGGACCTGGTTATTGCAAGCGCAGGGTTCTGTGCCAAGTAATGCACAGCGTCCTCCTGTATGCGGCGCCAGCCTGGCGCGAAGCCATGAAAATACAATCGTACAAGGAGAGATTAATGGCTGCGCAAAGAAAAGGCTTATTGATGGCCGCCGCTGCCTATAGGACCGTATCGGCCGAGGCAGTCCAGGTTATAGCAGGATTCCCACCAATTGATCTCATGATAGCTGAGATATGCTTTCTATATAAAATAGGAGGCAGGTTAGCCGGCAATAGACGAATGGCAAAAGAAAGAACATACAAAAAGTGGCAGGAGAGGTGGGATAGTCTGGAGACGAAGGCCCAGTGGACAAAAACCTTGATAAGAGATATAAGAAGCTGGGTCATGTGCAAACACAGTACCACTTCTTACTACATCACGCAGGTTCTAACGGGACATGGTTCGTTCGGTACCTTCACGAAAAGAATCCGTAAGACCGAGGATGACACATGTAAAACATGTGGGCAAATGGACGACCCGGCCCATGTCCTCTACGAATGTGTGAGATGGGGTGAGGAGAGAACCAGACTAAAAGAACAACTAGGATGTGACTTGCCAACGGCAACCGTGATCATAGGGAAAATGCTCGAGGATAAGAAAACCTGGAACGCGGTAACGACATATATGACCGTAGTAATGACCAACAAGGAAAAAGAGGATAGAAACACCCAGGGATAGAAATAGATAAGGAACAGGATTTATAAGGGAGGTGCGCCGATGTAATGACAActtgttgtcctcccggcgCACGCAACTCCCAGGGATACAGAAACAAGGAGGGTAgtttagtgggtgagagtcccacacaaactcacagcattgCACCCGCCAGCTGTGAGGACGGCATTAGCTTCCACCCTACCTTGGGGCCAAAAAAagaaaggttaggttagggtaggttaggttaggtaggttaggttaggtgcgTTTACTATCGTGTCAACAGTTTCCACATTCTTGAGAAAGTcggaaatttaaaatatgacatcTCAAATTTCCATAGGAAGCTGAAAGAATTAGAAGATGAGCAACGTATGTCTGACTACAGAAATAGGGAAAACCGTGTGTTAGAGAGAGAGCAGCGAGACAAtgtgtaagagagagagagagagacttcgtttttgcgCATGCGTAAAGTTATATATTCGTTGCGATTATAACAGCGGGAGCGCTGATATAAcaggtcggttaaaagtctttgggttttaaaaattatatataccattattattcgctaatcttgtaacataaaagtataacgtataaataaaaagagattttgtcaatgtaaggtatcacgcacgtaatcgagacagattcgttgcgatgataacagcggtagcgctgatataccaggtcggttaaaagtctttgggttttttaaaaattatatattccgtTATTAATGTgattggaaattagttttttgaggataGCAGAAGAGTGAAGATCATGttatattataatatcattATATTAGCTGCAGTACTATGTCCAGTACTATGCGTTGTCGACCAACAGTATGCTATGAAGTATTTACAATGGTTCGGGTAcgcaaatgaaaatgatttgacTAAACTTGAGGATTATTTGTTGAGTTTTCAAAAAAGATATAATATCCCTGCAACGGgagaattagatgaaaatacaATTCAACTTCTAAATAGACCAAGATGTAATGTAAGTGAAGCAGCTTCCGACGATGATCATTCTTTTAGAGTTAAATCAAAAtggtcaaaatttgatttgaaatggtATTTCCCTCAGGCAACTCCAGAATATCTTAAAGTAACCAAAAAGGCTTTTGAAGTGTGGAGTAacagttcaaagtttaaatttgaattaatacacAAAATACGGCCTTATGCTCCCGATATATCTATTACAGTTGTACGGGGAAAGCACTATTTTCGAGCAAATTGCCAAGGTAGAGGTGAGTGCTCCAGTACATTTGATGGGCCCGGAAAGGTGTTGGCACATGCTTATTTCCCAAAAGGCAACAGTTGTATAGAGCTTCATATTGATGCTGATGAGAAGTGGGATTTAAGTTTGGATGGATCAAGTTTAGAAGATCCGACTAGCCTACTTATGGtattaattcatgaaattggGCATATTTTAGGAATTGCTCACAGTGATATTGAGACAGCAATAATGTATCCATGGTATCAATTCAACATTGCTCCTAAATTGGATGAGGATGATAAAATGGCCCTTGAAGCTCTTTATGGACCAAtcaatacatatgtaaataaTCCTTTCAAACCCACATCAGCGCTGCCACCGACTACAAAGACACTTGCACATCAACCAAATGAATCGGATAAAAATTTATGCGACATAACACCGTCATTGCCATGGCtggtgaatttgaaaattaccatttatatattattaatgaaaattccctatggaaaattgatttgaacTCGAAACTTATTCCCTCGCAACCAGAAATACTCGATGATTATTTACCTGAAGAAGTGGGTCCcataattcagatttttcaaagttcttCAGATAATTTAATAGCAGTCAATGACCGTAAATACTATGTAGCAGATTTTCCAACTCTACAAATACttgaggaaaataatttaattatacctaagaattctcaaataaacacaatgTTTCAAAGCAATCATgggaaaatatatgtattttataataacagtaattatattgaatttaataagaACTTGAAAACTGTTCGGAATAGAGgacaaataaaacatattttcccTGGACTACCCACAGATGTTACAGGAGCATTCCAGTACATTGACGGACACAtgtactttttcaaaaacaccaCATACTACAAATATAATGTGTTTACCAAAAAACTTGTTGCAGCCGGACCCTTTAATTGGAACGTGTTCGATATTCCATGTCCAAATGGAGACCTTTTAAAtcatctcaaaattttattaacaaaaataatttctttttatcaatgatgttgtatattttgaaataaactcttattaaattttttttttggaaattcccGAATGCCAATCTTAAGATAACTTAcctattaataagaaattttttgataacgcaggaaattgataagaatattTCTAAACCAAATGGACCACATGTACaggaaatagtgaaaatttattagaatactCGGAAACCATATGGACCACATTTAcaggaaattacaaaattacaaaattgccgcaaataaaatattttttctagaacattctatcACAATCGTATGGAGATAGTGGCATGAGTATAAATAAGATGTTGCATTGTGTTGGAGCCAGTCTCTTCCACTGCCAGCAAGAGAAAAACCAGCTCTGAAGAACAAATACTAGTATCTGTTAAAATTGTGccttaacaaaaaatgtaagtatttttttttcttgtgggTTACGCGCTCTCTCTCTTTTCagatggatttaaaaaaaattaacgcaaCGTCTCTAATTACAGAGAgaaaaccaataacaaaaatacaagaTCTACCTTTGAATACTCTGAGGGCTATAAAGAAGGCAAAAATAGTCAATTCCAAATTCGGAGAATCAGTTTTATTGGATTTAGATACAGAAGTAGTGTTTTTACCGCAAAGAGTCACAAGTGTCTACAAACCAGtcattgaagaatttgaaaaggaaaaatacgGAATTATATTCAAGGGATTAGTGgatgttggaaaaaatcaacGGCTAGCGTCATTTGAAATTGAGGAACTATAGACGTGCCTAAGacacagagagagagagagagaggtgAGTACcatgaatattgtaaaaaaatctgaaaatttactgcaagtcattaaaaatgtcagaaaaatattgtttgataagATAAGGGATAGAGATGTGGAAATTTGGttgaatcgattgaaaaaacaaattaaagtatGTAATTTGACAATTAAAAAAGGAGGACTGCATGTAGGTACAATTAGGAAATTACAAACATACATAggacatttcaaacattttaaacaacttATTTCAAATAGGAATATAGGTATGGGGctgaataataaactgaaaaataggGTTAAATGGGAAAATGTAGCTTCTGCATTTACAAGAAGAATTAAAACCGGACTAAtagtaaatttatatcataagGACTTAacgcaatttttaaatgattgtcaaataatttttaaaaataaaataagggaaatttttaggaaaaaatattctgttgttaaagtttatgtttgtttttgtggagagttcattaaaaaatctggtgaaaatgaaatttctagtttccattattttatgactaaaaattctattatcgATGTATCGACCGATATAGAGCGATGGTTTTTCGAGAAcgtcaaagataaaattaattttaaattatcagaaTTTCAAGAGAGGGACTCTGGTTTTGcattaagtaaaattatttctttagaagtaaatatcaataaatttgaaattggaaacgGCTCATCTTATATTAAACTTCCAGAAC
This genomic interval carries:
- the LOC130894169 gene encoding matrix metalloproteinase-2-like, which translates into the protein MTTCCPPGARNSQGYRNKEGSLVGESPTQTHSIAPASSAVLCPVLCVVDQQYAMKYLQWFGYANENDLTKLEDYLLSFQKRYNIPATGELDENTIQLLNRPRCNVSEAASDDDHSFRVKSKWSKFDLKWYFPQATPEYLKVTKKAFEVWSNSSKFKFELIHKIRPYAPDISITVVRGKHYFRANCQGRGECSSTFDGPGKVLAHAYFPKGNSCIELHIDADEKWDLSLDGSSLEDPTSLLMVLIHEIGHILGIAHSDIETAIMYPWYQFNIAPKLDEDDKMALEALYGPINTYVNNPFKPTSALPPTTKTLAHQPNESDKNLCDITPSLPWLEIDKNISKPNGPHVQEIVKIY